The DNA sequence CCCTGtcttaggatgggggggggggtcttcagcTGGCAAGGATGGGAAGCACCGTCTGGTCCCAGCTCTCGTCCCACCGCTGCTGCCTGCTCTCCTGTAAATTTTTCCGGAACCGGGCCAACCGGCTCTGTGCGTTGGGGAGATCTGACAGCAGTGCCTGGGAGGTAGGGAGTGTCTTGGGGTCAAACTCTGACACTAACATACAAATACCAGTATGATGTTCAGTCTACGCATCCCTGCAATCCATATGCCCCATAAAGAGAGACATTTCAAAGTCTGATAGCCTGGTCTCACAGCCACCCAGAGAAAACACCACAATTAATAATTCGCAGGCTCTTGGCCTAGAAATTCACCCAAAAGTCACCCAAAAAAGCCAGCCGGATTCGCAAAAAGACCCAGTAAATATTCTCTGTCGCAAACTGTACCTTAATCTGCTGTGCCAGTTCCTCAGAGTCCTCGAACACCAGTCCGTTCTCCTCGTGTTTGACGAGCTCATGGAGGCTGTGAGAGGCAAACTGTGGTTATTCACCGGCAGTGACAATCGCAGTGACCCCCAAAATGAGGGTCAGCTCGGCCGAGAGGCTGCCTACACTGGGTGCAGTGAGGGGACCCACCACTGGAAGCGCAAGGCGCAGACGGGGAGGCAGCAGCCGAACATGTCCACCACCTTCATGGGCAGGTCCAGCCCACTCGAGGACGTGTGCAGGCAGACGCCCAGGTCAGCGGAACCTGAGAAAGCAGGTCAGTCTAGCTTTTTATCAGGTATTGACTTGTCGGGTCTGGAATCCGAAACCAAGACGTTCTGTCCGGCGGGCGGAAAGTGCTTACCGAGGAGGACGGGGTAATCTTCTGCTTCCAGCCACGGCGTGCAAATCTGCACGTGTGCGAAGCATAACTGGTCGATCAGCTTCCTGTAGCGCTCCTTCTGAGGACCCTTCCCTGCATGCGGACGCCATGCCGTCAGGAACACGGCCGCCGTTTGCGGACATGGAGGTGATGTCACACACATCTCTCAGGCGTCTGTACACACCTACCTGTGATGACACAGACAAGGGGCGGCAGTGTGGCCCCACTCTTGATCGACGCCTCGTAATCTGTTCGACCAACCAGATCAAAGTTTGAGTTATCCAATCAGAGTCTGCAAAAGCGGACCGTCGCTCACTAGAAGCGCAGTACGGCCATTCCGTCAGTCGTTACCTTCCAGAGCTTTCAGCAGAACAGAGAAATCTTCATCCTCtgtaaaatgaaacattcaTAAATCAGTTACCTCAAAGATATATAAATGGTTGTTGTGTGTTACCTTCTAGCTGttcaaaatacacagatactaGCCTATTATTGGACAATAATGTTGCATGAACCACAACCAAGATAGCAAAACAACCACTCACAGACAAAGGTGGAtatttcaggttcagaaagtaaaaatccagaccaggattttgtttcaaccaaccagttgagttctctgtaactctttatgctcaactggttggttgaaacaaaatcctggtctggatttttacttcctgAACCTGAAAGATACATGATCAAAGATCATACTTCCTCAAAGACCCCAGATACAGCCCCCCTCTAACCCCAAACCTCTCGTTTAGGACCTTTAATCAGCATGCTTTCTTGAGCCTTGTGGAGAGATACTGACCTGTCCAGCTGGTGCTGCTCAGCAACAGGGCAGGCCGTCTGGCACTGCGGGTCACGCGGCCAGTGGCGAGATCACGCTCCGTGAACGCGGTCCGCTCCACGCTGTCCCCGGCAGAACAGCcgctacagacacacacaaacacacaccatgAGTCTTCATGGGAGCAAAGACGCCTTAATGAATGGTAACTTCTCTGATACACAGCGGGAGACTCGCCAAAATACCCTCAGCCTTCCAGCAAGTTCTTCACATCTAAAAGAAAACCACAGCTGTGCAATATGGTGGCCTCTGACCAGCGCTGGGTTAGAGCTGCTAGTATGTAATATGCATCAAACTTTCTTGATCTGGTTTAAATATGGAGGAAAGTTGTCTCTGGTACAGCAGCTAATGCTAAAATCACACTACGTGATATTAGCCCTGATTTTCCGCAGTTTTTGGaaactggcaaaaaaaaaaacccagatcGGAGGCAAACCGGCGTTTGCTCGATCCTGACAAATCGGCGCTGGATCACGTAGTGTGAGCTGTTCAGAAAACACGACTGAGCAGGATCGCCGAAGCGTCGCAGACGTCCGACAGACACCTAGCAGGCGGCGTATCTAGGCCTGTTGGCGGCTCCCAATCCTGCAGCTGTGGAAGGTGTTGGGACTGACAGTGAGCGCGGCGACGAGCCACGGGGTGAGGGAGGGGTTTCAAAAGTCCTAAGTATATATATAAGGTTTCATTTGTGGTGCGTTTGTAAGTATAGACCATGTGTATCTGATTCaagtgttttagcaatttgtaCCATGCTGACAGCAAACGGGGAACGGTCATTTCCCCGTGTCACTTCTCGCCTGTGTTTTCGTGACAAAACCTAGTTTGGAGTCAAAACAGACTCGTTGGGGATTCCTCCTGGTGAAAGATCTTGTAGGGTGTGACGTGACCCCCCTGTACGCCGCAATGACTTCAAGATCCCCCAAGTACAAGACGACAAGCTGCGAAGTGTGAACAGTACAGCGATCTGACGACTTGGAAAGTAGCGTAGTGCTAGCGTAGCATGAGGCCGCCGGCTGTAGATCACAGCAGACCCACCGGGGCTGGAATGGGCTGTGGGTCTCGCTCATCTTCACaaacagccggtgctgctcctTCAGGGAGGCCTCCTGAAACATGGCAGGCGGCTTGTCGTACAGCGTCGTAGCTCTGAGGAATGAAAAAAACACGTTACTCGGGTTACGCAAACACGTTGCTCGGTTACCATTGTGACATCACCCAACAAACCCCTAAATGATTAATCACCGAATGTAGCCACGAAGATTCTAAGATCAGTTTTTGACAGACACACGGAGTGAATCATGAGGGTTTATCACACGTTCATTGGAGATTCTCATTTATAGGTGCGTCCAAGTCAAAGCGCTTTCATGCGTCTATACATCTGCACCAGTCTTTTGCTGCGTACTTAATGCCCCAGTTCCTCTGCAGGTCATCCCTCATGCCGTTGGTGACGCAGAGATTGTCGCTCGACAGGCGCCCGAAGAACTTCTCGTACCTGTTGGCAAGAACGCCACAGTAGGCAGGCGAGTCTCTTTTAAATCCGACCCCATCCCCGGCTGCACAGTGACAGTGCTCACCATCGGGCGACCGTGACgatggggtggtggtccccgtGGCTGAGCGCCATGATGGTGTAGCCATAGTTGTGCCAGTCGACGATGAATCTGCTGCCCGTCAGGGAGCAGACCAGCCAGCAGATGGCAATGCTGGGCAGGCCAGGTGGATTCTGGGAAGGCCATGAGATCATGGAAATGACTTTAACATGTTACACCAATGCTTCTCAATCCAGTTTACAGGAACCCCGAACACAGCCGAGTCAATCAGAAACACTGAACACCTGGTACAGTGCTGGGCGCTGTGAGGGAGCACAAATGCACACTGTCTGGGGATCTCCAagaactgggttgagaaacactgacttacACCTTCCCACTAGGACACTGGCACAAGATGTGAAACTTAAAATCCGGAAAGTTGTGCTCTGTGGATGAGGAGTGTATTAAGGACTAATTATTTTAATTCCTTCCATTTAAGGCCGGTTGATGAGAAGGGAAGACACACCTGCAGGAGCACGTGCGAGTGGACGCCAGTCTTCAGCAGCACAAACAGCAGCTGCATCGACTGCTGTATCACCTTGGTAACATACTGCAGGAGTTTGGGCCCAACTGCAATATCACAACACATTCAGTGAGACCTGCTCCCAGAGGACTTAAATCCATGAGTGAAAACTGAACTGGAACAGAGGATTAACAAATAAGAGAAACTTAGTTTGAATGTATTTTTCAACAAGCTGTACTAACAGCCCATCTAAGAATGTATGTTAAGTAAACCACGGCACCTGCAAGCCCTCTCATTTCGGAAATAGGAACGatctttattttcttattttctgCGATGTCTCGGTGAGGTTTGGTTCCTGAAAGTAAAACATCTTCGATTAAACTAATCATCGTTTGAGTTGTATTCTCACGGGCGCTCGAAGGTGCGCAGTGAAATTCTTATGACAAGTTGCAGGGGACGGGATAGGGGCGGAGGggcaataaaacaaaaaagtaagAGTGGAAAAAGTGTACAAACGAGCAATAAATTCTATGAAATGGGGATAAGGGTGTGGAAATAATCACAGAAGTAGTTTCCCATGCAAAGTTGTCGCTTCATTCAATCAATACAAACAGACCTAATCATTCTGGTTAAGACAAAGACTAAGTAGACATCGATATCGCTGTGACATTTAGTTGCCTGTTTATAAATGAGCGAGTGTCAGCCGATCCAGCACTGTTACGGAGACAGTTTACCGAGGTAGCCGACGAACGACACGGTGTAGCCGTGCCTGGCCAGGGACGCGGCGTGGTACTGCATCCGCGGACTGCGCCCGATGTCCCCCAGCACCAGGACGCACACGCAGCGCCCGGGACGGCTGGCCAGCCAGAGAAGCAGCGCACATGAGAGGGAAGCGATCGCGACGGACGAGCACACCGAGCAAAACCCGGCGAGCCATAACGTCGAAACGCAGCCAACAAGCAGGACGGCTGACAGCAGCGCCATCACTGTTTCATCACGTGATCGAGAGGTGCGCTTCTTAAAGGCGCAATACACATTTATACCCCGAACAGTCAGATCAATCTCAACCATGTTTTAATTTCCTAAGAATTTTACGAAAGGCTTTTCTCGACATTTTTAGAGTGTCCGTGATTTGAGTATTTATCAGCATTTTTGAGGTACTACGCTTCTGTATTACTGATTTGAAACGGATTGTACATCATTTTCAATCTGTTTTACAATTCTAATCCAACTACACAATGTTTAATGGGTGGTTATTTTTTCCCCGTAgtcattatttcattatttttaatgGAAAATATTTAAGTCGTCCATTAATCTAAAATTTACGCACAAGTTGTGCTGTTATTGTGTAGTTCTGAAATGCGTGCGATCAATCATGAAATTCGGAGAACTCTCCTCACAAGACGGTATCCACAAAATTTGgcataattattaatattacgCGTATAACTtgtaaatgtaaaaacaaaaattcaaatgaagTCAAATGCATGCTGTTAATAACATTACATGTAGACTATATTAATGTTTATAATTTGTTTTTATAACGATTAAACTTTAATTTGACGTCTTTTTCTTCTGGATAACTTTAAACATATCGCCATAACAGAATACCTGGGTTGTGAAAATAAACTGTTTAATTAAACATATCCAGTGAAGAGTGACTCCCGCACTGCACACGTGACACCTGCATTTTTGGTTCAGTTTTCACAAAAAAAGTGGGGGGGCGATGGGGGTGTCACAGGACGCGTAAGGTTACACTGAGCACAGAACTCCGCTGTTTCATTTTACTTTATTAATAATCGTAAACATCAGAAAAAGTATGTGCGGATACAGTTTGGTCGCATTTGCAGCCTTCCTCTCCGCTACAGTTGTCGCATCAAACGGAGAGGCAATAGACGATATTCTCAAAAGCTTAGATAACGGAGTACTTTTCTTCGAAAATCGGTTCAGACACATAAACCTGGATGGTGTCGCTGGGTACACCATACTGCATGGTAAGTATTATTAGTACACTTGACTGgcgttaaaataattaaaatcagTTTTGTTTATCATAAAACTTTCTGCGGCAACAATTCTAATGAATATCTGTATGTCGCATCATTCGGTTTAATGAATTTATGAATGATCGAAGAGTGTGACTACTGCACTTAATTATTCTAAAGATATCAATTTGACACAATTacatggaaataaaaatgacgTGGCTTGCTTGTAACCCGCCCTTCTTTAGCATAAAGAAAAATAGTTAAAAAGTTAAGTCATATTTTGGTCACTCTTTTAATAGATGTTGTATTCTGGAATTATGCtcattttgcacatttttatgATCTGTGAATGAAAGGTTGCGTAACAAAGGCGGAGCGCTTTCAAAGAAAACACTTTATATAATTGCAACCATCTTTCTGGGTCTAATCTATGGTCTACTGCATGTTGTAAAGCACCAAGACATAATGCATATATAATTGACCACAATAACTATGAAACTAAAAATGGATAAACTTAATTATGGTGCACGAAAACCTGCCGCAGCCAAGCTGAAGGCGGCTGTACGGGTGTGGGAAGACACGGAGCTCGCCGGAGATCCGAAGGTCGTCGCCGCGGCGGCTCTGGCCGAGAGGCTGGACCGGGTCCTGCCGCTGGCGTACCAGAGACTCCAGGAGACCGAGCCCAGATACTTCAGAGGTACCGTCCGCTGATGCACTCCACACCACACTGACTGGTGCTGGTACTCCTGACTGGATTTTTAGTTTTCAGTTTTGAATGTACTTTTCTAGTACTGCCCTTCATCTCCCTTGCTCTCCCAGTAAAGACTGTGCCTGGTTTAGCTGTCCAAAAATCTGTATGACATTAGCTGATTATTTACGTTAGTTTGAAACTGAATTTCACCAGGTGCTCTTTCCAAAGAGAAATgtacactcagtgacaaaaaaaggcTAAGCATCCAGAAGTGATGGTCcgatttggatgtaatttggtacatgtgcagatcGAGCAGTGATGGGTATGTAAATGGTTTGATTTGCAAGGAGCTGCCACGTCTAGTCACCAGACACTGAGGATGCCTCGTAGAcacattagacagcattaccagcacCTGACGGGGTTTGATAGGGGTCACATTGTGGGTCAGCATGAGGCCGGATGGTTGTATCGTGCAGTTGCCTGGCATGTGGGGCCTGCAGGTGTCCAGTCACCTGACGTTAGAACCAATGGGCTCCTGAGGAcacccacacacgtcgtgaaggttCCAGATGCCCAAGAAGGGAGGATCAAAGGGAGGATCGTCGTATTGTGTGCCAAGCGttacagaaccccatgacatCTGCGCCTGCCATCCGGACACAGGtattggactctctacaacaccacGTGTCGTCCTACACCGTGTCTCggcgactggcatcagctggactacaggCTCACcatcccatgcataggctgccgttaacACCAGTGCAGAGACgactgcgtttggagtggtgctgTAACTGGGAgccatggactgatgacgagtgGCATCGCACCATGTTTAGCGATGAATCTCGGTTCTGcattaccacagatgaccgttaTATGTGTTGAGccttagggtatgacatcatggtgtggggagtcttagggtatgacatcatggtgtggggagtcttagggtatgacatcatggtgtggggagtcttagggtatgacatcatggtgtggggagcgatagggtatgacatcatggtgtggggagccatagggtatgacatcatggtgtggggagccatagggtatgacatcatggtgtggggagccatagggtatgacatcatggtgtgggatgACTTACTACAGGAGAGGATACATCGGCTGTACAACTCCCTTTCATACCGTATCACCCAGCTATTCCGGAATACATTGATTAATTGCAATCTGTACCAATACAAAGAAAATGGAACTGGAGTTCGGACTGGAAAAAAACTATGGGGAACAGAATTGAAAATGAATGCAAATTTCAGGGAGATTTAAATTCCAATTCtagttccatttcctgattgGGACTGATGATTGCATTCCGGAATCGCCCTAACCCTGCTACCACCACATGCTcattcattttatttccccCACTACACTaacttttttgtcactgagtgtattAATTGTAGGAATTGTGTTTGCTATTCCGCAATCTCAGATCGTCACTGCTTGACTGGGTCTCTCTCTTGCCGTCCGTCCAGAATTCGAGCCTCTGATGGATGCTGGTTTCTGGACAATTCCGCGAAAATGGAGCAGCACGGACCCCTCGCTGGCCTACTCAGCGTTCAGAGCCATGGAATGCTACAACGAGCGGCTTAGCGACAAATGCATCACCCTCCTGCTGGGAACATGGTACTGTCACACGTGTCCATCACGTGTAAATGACCCTCCAGTGCCGGCAGTGCAGTAataaagtttatattaataCCATTTTATAAAGGGTCACTGGCTTCTTATGTACAGCAGATATTGTGTGTTTCAAATGTTGCATGTACTTTACCCACAATGATATGTCTTGCTCCAAAAGCTGAGAAATCTATTATTTACATACAATGGTTATAATTAGGATTAAGAAGTTTGCCAACAAAATGAGGTCTTGATGTTCAGGTCATGTCTGTAGAACCTTAAATGTTTTTGGCATTGCAAGGAAAGACAATGGCACGCCCTGCATTGTGACCGAGTCCTGCAGGGACACGATGACAGTGTTTGGCTGCCCATATTACTCGCTGTCACACCAGCTGCTCTACTTCATGATTGGGAAAATGGTGAGAGCCAAACGACGAGTCTCCCCATCGCTTGGGGACGTGACGCGCTCTCACGCGGCACCGGCTTGAACCTCCTTACTTTCTCCTTCCTTCCATTCCAGAGAGGGTGCTCCAATATCCTGCAGGGTGAGAAGAGGCAAACACGTGCTAATCTGACAGATGAACACTACCAGGATATCTTCTGCTCCAATATGATGAAGACCAACCAGGAGATCGCGAGGAAGAACTTCTCGGGCCATACTCGCGACATCTTCATTGAAAACAGTTAAGCGCTGGAGTTTTTTCCACATCGCTGCAATGGGGGTACCTCCTGGTTGCCAGGGGACCTGTTACCATGGGGACCCTTAAAGGGAAGCAAAAATCTCTCATGTGGTGTTTTGCAGTCATGCTGTGTGGCGTGACCGGCTTCTCCGACTTCTATAACTCGGACTGGCTGCGGCACATCCTGCTGTGGCAGGACCCCGAAATGGGCTGTTTCGGGAAGGATGGTGAGTGGGATCCGGAAGAGGGGGTTTTCACGTCGAAATCAGCTCTCGACAGGAATCCCGAGGTTTATCATTTTAAAGACACTGTTGGGCTCCTCCTTGCGCTACCACTATTaacgtttcccaatccggtcctcggggacccacagttggtccatgtttttgctccctctgagctccttacaagacagttcacatttttgatagagcaaaaacatggactgtctgtgaatcagattgggaaacactgtactATTACACCCAGATTAACCCACATGGACTTAATTCACTGCTACAAAAATTTGCTTCATAATTTTAATCTGGCTTGGTGCGGTCATAGGGGTTTAATTCCTTGGGCTTCGCGTTTCCTTCCAGAGGAGCAGATCTCCCAGGCTCTGGGCCGGGACCTGCTGGAGGCCCTACAGCAGCACAGGCGCGTCAAGAGGAGAGAGAAAATGCTGGGAGGTAGGAGATCGAGGTCCCCGCCGCCACCACCTGTCGCAGGCCCCACTGCCTTGGACGCACCCCACTCACCCCTCAAATCCTTTGACCCACAGATGGCTGTTCGAGTCACATGACGGGAGTGGCGGTGAGCGCGCTCGGTGGGTACCTGAACTACTACCTGACAGAGCAGGACACCACAAAGATACCTGTGCTTTAAAGAGGCCCCCTTCTCAGCACCTCACCGCAGTGCTGTCTGTGAGGGCCTGCTGTCCCTACTGTGTATCCTGTCTCTTTAAGATGTATAATAAATAGTCACACTTTTGTCATATATGCattcttttattaaaaaaatactaaaatgaaaaacatgtaGCTTGTTGTACAGTGTATAAGGATATACCTACGTGTAAATGGGTGTCTGTGATTCCCGGCATAAATATATGTGATAATGTCCTAATCGCTGTCAAATAGTGTGAGTTGCTGGTGGAATAAATATTTACACACATGGCTCTGTGTGCTACTCTCTGCCCCATGCTGGGGTTACTGGGGTTGCTGGggacgcccccacccccccacagtgTGAGGGCACCAGCTGCTCAGAGCACAAACATCAGGGTGTATCTTCCAGCTGCTTGAGGCAGGCAAGCTGAGGCAGGAACCGGGTCAAAGCCCCACGAGAGAGACTGGGTGGGGCggggctgggggtgtggcctaATGGTTCCATCCGATGATCTCATACATGAGTGCTTTAAGCAGACGGGCCTCGTAGGTGACGGTGTTCTTGCCGATGTGGACGCGGTCCTCCTGCAGGGGCTGCTCGATGATCGCCGGAACGTCCCTTCCATAGACTTCAGAGTAGATGGAAAAAGAGTTTAGTGTAAGAGCTGAATGATAATTCACACCCAGCAGAAGGTTTTAGCATTAGGGCAGCTGCCTACCCAACAGCAGCAGTGTTGCAGTGAACAAcgccacactgccccccccccccccagctgctccCCCCACAGTACGCACCCTCGCAGTGTTCCAGGAACTGCACGCACTCCTGCACCACGGAGTCACGCAGCATCAGCATGTGCTTGGACATGTTCTCCAACAGGGACAGGAAGCATCGCTTGGCGTAGAACCAGGTGTCTGTCCCCAGCTGCCGGCCAATGAGACACACTTCAGTGCCCCACCCCCCATATCAGTGCCCCGCCTCCACAGGTCACCTGACACCCCCCATCTCAGTGCATCCCTCCCAGGAATCCTCTTGTTTGTGGGGTGTTTCCCCAGAGGTGACCATTGCCTCCAGTATGGATATGATCAATGCCGGGAACATCAACATACTGAAAGAGCTGCTGAAAGAGCTGCAACTGGGGGAATGATTCCCCCACAGCCGTGCTGGAGTAGTGCGAGAACCCTGAGGCAGTCAGTCTCGCTAATGATGCAGAGGGGCCCTCCACGGCTCCCCCACCCGCAGGGCCATGCTATTCCCCCCCCCTTTGCTTCAGCAGTAGCACCTTCTACATCACAGATGACAGCTTAAGGAGGCATCAGAGCATTAAGGGGAAGTGCATCATTTTAAGTGTCACCCACAGTCAGGGCCCATTATCCATTTAAAGTGATACTAATGGAGAATACGCTTACGTACCTTCTTATTGTACGGCTCCAGGCTTTTTATCACGCGGGAAATACCAAAGTCATAATTtcctttggcacagtacagcgTCCTGCAAACACAGATGAATGACATGAGCTTGCAGCTGCTCGTATAATCCTTTTCACTTCCCTACttaccactagggggcactctgtttaaaaaaatgggcCCCCTGGACCCTGCTCCGATGAATGTACTCTAACACAAGACTCAAAAAAGTAATTTCATATGCTTTCGTTGCcatacctacccccccccccccacaccaggcAATGAGCCTACTCACCCTATCACCAGGTTCACAATGCACAGGTGGAACACCTTTCTGTCTGGGTCGTCGTACGATAtctgctcctcctccttctcgaTCTTTCTCATCAGTTCCTCGGCCTGCAGCGACAGGAGCAGTGTCACCCCCTCAACCACGACGGCTGCGACGCCGGATAAAACCACCATTAGGGTTGAGGTCGTAGGCTTCCGGAAGGTTCTGCCATACCTCCTCATTCTGGCTCGTCATGATGTACGACACACACAGGTTGGCCAGGACGATCGCGCTGACATTGAGGATCTGAGGGTCACACAGGTAACAGGAAGTGTGCGTCACTAGTTCAGAAAACAGACTGAGCTCACATTAAAAGAGTTAGTCGATGGATCACAGAGATCCATCTCAAGTCACAAAAAACCCAGAGTAACACACTGACCGTTGGATTCAGAACATAACAGACAAAACCAAACTGACCAGCACTTAGATTTGACTAAAGCTCATCAACAACTAGAGGCATCCAAAGGATCGTTCATCCAGAAACTGCAAACCAAGAGCACAACAATGCCATGCAGGAGCTTCCCAGGTGGGAGATAGACCCTGACAGAAAGCAAAGCGTCACACTGGGCCGGTATGTTACCGACAGCTTCCGCCCGCACAGGCAGTCCTGGATGCTACACTGCTCCAGCTAGCGGACAGAAGAGCAAACACATCTCTCGCGATGGCTCTTGACGTTCATCTGAATCGGACAGCAGCCGCTTGCAGGTCACACACAGCGATATCATGATAGTGTGGGAGGTGCTGGTAGGACAAGTGGTGTGTGCCTGTGCCTAAGACCATTTAAATCTTGCATTTTCCTGTGGCCCCCGGAAATTTCAGAGCCacctggccacaaacagtcactacactgagTGGGGGATGACTTTTTGAATGGTGCTCCAGAGACAAGGATGCAGCCCCTTACCACCGCTGTGTGGAAGCCATGTGGTTTGTACaaaaccatatatatatatatatacttaatACTTTGATGGACAGATTCCCCCACTGCCTTGTCAGAGGGCGTGATGAAGTTATAGCCTCATTAGTAGGCAGGAGGCAGTTCATTCATATTTAAGTGGCACTTTTAATAATGAAAACTATTCATTACAAACCACAGATAATGTTTTAGAAGGTATAAAAACCAAAATGGAGGGATGACACATGTGAGGATCCATCTGTATGTTACAGTGTTCTGAGAGTCACTTTGGAGGATGCAatctttaaccctaacccaccagAACAGCACCGGGTACCAAACGGGCCGTATCCTCCAGCTTCTGCTTCTATCCAGCCGGCACGGAAGATTACGGTCTTCCTAACGGTTCACGTTAATGAGAAGGCGGGACGCAGCTCATCGTAGAGGAAAGACACACTTAAGAAACGGGGGGGCATTCCCCCCATAGGAGGGGCTCACGTTGTCATAGTGCTTCTTGACGATGGGCTCGTAGAAGCCGATGGCCTCCCTGTACTTGTTCTCCTGCATGAAGAGCACATGGGCCACGTTGAGCTTCCAGGTGTCGTGCTCATTGCAGAACTCCACCGACTTGCGGAAGATCTTCTCCACCATCTGGTAGTCCTCGCGGTTCCAGTAGATCTTGGCCTGGGCCATCAGGACAGGGATGTACCTTAAAAGCAGGCATGGGACAAGGTCAGGAGGTATCGGGCCACAGTGGCTGAGCTCAAAACTCAAGGCAGGACTGTGTGAAGGGGAGTGCAGAACTGGGAATATGGGTTATGGGGACGAGTGAGCGGTCACCGCACAGGGTTATAAACCAACCGG is a window from the Brienomyrus brachyistius isolate T26 unplaced genomic scaffold, BBRACH_0.4 scaffold110, whole genome shotgun sequence genome containing:
- the cunh16orf89 gene encoding UPF0764 protein C16orf89 homolog; protein product: MCGYSLVAFAAFLSATVVASNGEAIDDILKSLDNGVLFFENRFRHINLDGVAGYTILHAKLKAAVRVWEDTELAGDPKVVAAAALAERLDRVLPLAYQRLQETEPRYFREFEPLMDAGFWTIPRKWSSTDPSLAYSAFRAMECYNERLSDKCITLLLGTWKDNGTPCIVTESCRDTMTVFGCPYYSLSHQLLYFMIGKMRGCSNILQGEKRQTRANLTDEHYQDIFCSNMMKTNQEIARKNFSGHTRDIFIENIMLCGVTGFSDFYNSDWLRHILLWQDPEMGCFGKDEEQISQALGRDLLEALQQHRRVKRREKMLGDGCSSHMTGVAVSALGGYLNYYLTEQDTTKIPVL
- the alg1 gene encoding chitobiosyldiphosphodolichol beta-mannosyltransferase is translated as MALLSAVLLVGCVSTLWLAGFCSVCSSVAIASLSCALLLWLASRPGRCVCVLVLGDIGRSPRMQYHAASLARHGYTVSFVGYLGTKPHRDIAENKKIKIVPISEMRGLAVGPKLLQYVTKVIQQSMQLLFVLLKTGVHSHVLLQNPPGLPSIAICWLVCSLTGSRFIVDWHNYGYTIMALSHGDHHPIVTVARWYEKFFGRLSSDNLCVTNGMRDDLQRNWGIKATTLYDKPPAMFQEASLKEQHRLFVKMSETHSPFQPRGCSAGDSVERTAFTERDLATGRVTRSARRPALLLSSTSWTEDEDFSVLLKALEDYEASIKSGATLPPLVCVITGKGPQKERYRKLIDQLCFAHVQICTPWLEAEDYPVLLGSADLGVCLHTSSSGLDLPMKVVDMFGCCLPVCALRFQCLHELVKHEENGLVFEDSEELAQQIKALLSDLPNAQSRLARFRKNLQESRQQRWDESWDQTVLPILAS